Proteins found in one Labrenzia sp. VG12 genomic segment:
- a CDS encoding ABC transporter permease — MTSDTKPADGPADFETAAASGPQAVASFDEHHRGLGQKIQHTLHQTPSLVPLIVLLLSLIVFGIMLGSKLFSPFAMTLILQQVQIVGIVAAAQSIVILTAGIDLSVGAIMVLSSVVMGQFTFRYGLPVEVAIACGLICGTICGYINGFLVAVVKLPPFIVTLGMWQIVLATNFLYSANETIRSQDIAAQAPLLQFFGNKINIGGAIFTYGVIFMVILIVVLAYALRQTAWGRHVYAVGDDPEAAQLSGVQVKKVLISVYMLSGLICAFAGWAMIGRIGSVSPTTGQLANIESITAVVIGGISLFGGRGSILGTLFGALIVGVFTLSLRLLGADAQWTYLLIGILIIGAVAIDQWIRKVSV; from the coding sequence ATGACCTCAGACACAAAACCGGCCGATGGACCGGCGGATTTCGAAACCGCCGCAGCATCCGGTCCGCAGGCAGTTGCATCATTTGACGAACATCACCGCGGCCTTGGCCAGAAGATCCAGCACACGCTTCATCAGACGCCGAGCCTGGTGCCGCTGATCGTCCTACTGCTGTCCCTGATCGTCTTCGGGATCATGCTTGGCTCAAAGCTGTTTTCCCCCTTCGCCATGACGCTGATCCTCCAGCAGGTTCAGATCGTCGGCATCGTGGCGGCAGCGCAAAGCATCGTCATCCTGACCGCCGGCATCGATCTCTCCGTTGGCGCCATCATGGTGCTCTCGTCCGTCGTCATGGGCCAGTTCACCTTTCGCTACGGCCTGCCGGTTGAAGTCGCAATCGCTTGCGGCCTGATCTGCGGCACCATCTGCGGGTACATCAACGGCTTCCTCGTGGCCGTGGTGAAACTGCCGCCCTTCATCGTCACGCTCGGCATGTGGCAGATCGTGCTCGCGACGAATTTTCTCTATTCCGCCAACGAGACCATTCGCTCTCAGGACATCGCAGCCCAGGCCCCGTTGCTGCAGTTCTTCGGCAACAAGATCAATATCGGTGGTGCCATCTTCACCTATGGCGTGATCTTCATGGTGATCCTGATTGTCGTGCTGGCCTATGCGCTGCGACAGACCGCCTGGGGCCGGCATGTCTATGCCGTCGGCGACGATCCGGAAGCCGCACAGCTGTCCGGTGTCCAGGTCAAGAAGGTGCTGATCTCCGTTTACATGCTCTCCGGCCTCATCTGCGCCTTTGCCGGCTGGGCCATGATCGGACGCATCGGCTCCGTGTCACCGACCACGGGCCAGCTCGCCAACATTGAATCGATCACCGCGGTGGTGATCGGCGGCATCTCGCTGTTCGGCGGCCGCGGCTCGATCCTAGGTACGCTTTTCGGGGCGCTGATTGTTGGTGTCTTCACCCTGAGCCTGCGCCTGCTCGGTGCCGATGCCCAGTGGACGTACCTGCTGATCGGCATTCTCATCATCGGTGCGGTCGCGATCGACCAGTGGATCAGAAAGGTATCAGTCTGA
- the edd gene encoding phosphogluconate dehydratase has translation MTIQDRIGDVTERIVKRSHDSRSIYLERIGKAAEQGPQRSRLSCGNLAHGFAACGLSDKKALSGDVVANLGIITSYNDMLSAHQPYETYPSLIREAAHEVGAVAQVAGGVPAMCDGVTQGQDGMELSLFSRDVIAMAAAVGLSHQMFDAAVFLGICDKIVPGLAIAALSFGHLPAVFVPAGPMTTGISNDEKAKVRQLYAEGKVGRDALLESESAAYHSPGTCTFYGTANSNQMLMEIMGLHMPGASFINPGTPLRDALTKEAAKRALAISALGNEFTPAGEVIDEKAIVNGVVGLHATGGSTNHTMHLVAIAAAAGIRLTWDDISDLSDVVPLLARVYPNGKADVNHFQAAGGLQFLIRELLGDGYLHQDVKTVYGTDLSGYTAEAKLDAEGNVLRQEVPETSGDETVLAPVAKAFQPTGGLKMLTGNVGKAVIKISAVAKERHIIEAPARVFHDQNDFLAAFNNKELKGDVAAVVRFQGPKAIGMPELHKLTPCLGILQDRGHKVALITDGRMSGASGKVPAAIHVTPEAADGGPIARIRDGDMIRIDAVTGKLEVLEDEAEFNARPLAEADLSQHQFGVGRDLFAAFRANVGTADTGAHVFGA, from the coding sequence ATGACCATTCAGGACCGCATTGGCGACGTCACGGAACGGATCGTCAAACGCAGCCATGACAGCCGCTCGATCTATCTGGAACGGATCGGCAAGGCGGCCGAGCAGGGACCTCAGCGTTCCCGCCTTTCCTGTGGCAACCTCGCCCACGGATTTGCCGCCTGCGGCCTCTCCGACAAGAAGGCGCTTTCCGGCGACGTCGTGGCGAACCTCGGGATCATCACGTCCTACAACGACATGCTGTCGGCGCACCAACCCTACGAAACCTACCCATCCCTGATCCGCGAAGCTGCCCATGAAGTCGGTGCGGTTGCTCAGGTCGCCGGCGGCGTGCCGGCCATGTGCGACGGCGTCACCCAGGGCCAGGACGGCATGGAGCTCTCGCTGTTCTCCCGCGATGTCATTGCCATGGCGGCAGCCGTCGGCCTGTCGCACCAGATGTTCGACGCAGCCGTTTTCCTCGGCATTTGCGACAAGATCGTACCGGGTCTTGCCATTGCCGCCCTGTCCTTCGGCCATCTGCCAGCCGTCTTCGTACCGGCCGGCCCGATGACCACCGGTATTTCCAATGACGAAAAGGCCAAGGTCCGCCAGCTTTATGCCGAAGGCAAGGTCGGCCGCGATGCGCTGCTTGAAAGCGAGTCCGCTGCCTATCACTCTCCGGGCACCTGCACGTTTTACGGCACGGCCAATTCCAACCAGATGCTGATGGAGATCATGGGTCTGCACATGCCGGGCGCCTCGTTCATCAATCCGGGCACGCCGTTGCGCGACGCGCTCACCAAGGAAGCTGCCAAACGCGCTCTGGCGATTTCCGCTCTGGGCAACGAATTCACACCTGCGGGCGAAGTGATCGACGAGAAAGCCATCGTCAACGGTGTCGTCGGTCTGCACGCCACCGGCGGCTCGACCAACCACACCATGCACCTTGTGGCGATCGCCGCCGCGGCCGGCATCAGGCTCACCTGGGACGATATCTCCGACCTCTCGGACGTGGTGCCGCTGCTTGCCCGCGTCTATCCGAACGGCAAGGCCGACGTGAACCACTTCCAGGCGGCCGGTGGCCTGCAATTCCTGATCCGGGAACTGCTCGGCGACGGCTATCTGCACCAGGACGTCAAGACCGTCTACGGCACGGATCTGTCTGGTTACACCGCGGAAGCCAAGCTGGACGCGGAAGGCAATGTCCTGCGTCAGGAAGTCCCCGAGACGTCCGGCGACGAAACCGTTCTGGCGCCGGTTGCCAAGGCTTTCCAGCCAACCGGTGGCCTGAAGATGCTGACCGGCAATGTCGGCAAGGCTGTCATCAAGATCTCGGCCGTCGCCAAGGAACGTCACATCATCGAAGCCCCTGCCCGGGTCTTCCACGACCAGAACGACTTCCTGGCCGCCTTCAACAACAAGGAACTGAAGGGCGATGTCGCCGCCGTGGTCCGTTTCCAGGGACCGAAAGCCATCGGCATGCCGGAACTGCACAAGCTGACGCCCTGTCTCGGCATTCTGCAGGATCGCGGTCACAAGGTGGCCCTGATCACCGACGGACGCATGTCCGGCGCTTCTGGCAAGGTCCCCGCCGCCATCCACGTCACGCCGGAAGCTGCCGACGGCGGCCCCATCGCCCGGATCCGTGACGGCGACATGATCCGCATCGATGCCGTCACCGGCAAGCTGGAAGTTCTGGAGGACGAAGCCGAGTTCAACGCGCGGCCTCTGGCCGAAGCCGATCTGAGCCAGCACCAGTTCGGTGTCGGCCGCGACCTCTTTGCCGCCTTCCGGGCCAATGTCGGCACGGCCGATACCGGTGCGCATGTGTTTGGTGCCTGA
- a CDS encoding 2-dehydro-3-deoxy-phosphogluconate aldolase, translated as MAQDIEKIEKVMCAAPVIPVLVVEDPKKAVPMARALVRGGLPAIEITLRTPHALEAIDAVNEHVEGAIVGAGTVLDGKQYDAAVSAGARFIVSPGATNALLDAADEHSVPLLPGAATASEVMALLERGYQRLKFFPAEQAGGAPYLKSLSSPLAAAKFCPTGGVSLDKAQDYLKLPNVLCVGGSWIADAKAIAAEDWAGIEERARAAATLND; from the coding sequence GTGGCCCAGGACATTGAAAAAATCGAAAAAGTAATGTGCGCCGCGCCGGTGATCCCCGTGCTCGTGGTGGAAGACCCGAAAAAGGCCGTGCCGATGGCAAGAGCCCTGGTGCGCGGTGGCCTGCCTGCCATCGAGATCACGTTGCGCACACCGCATGCCCTTGAAGCGATTGACGCGGTCAATGAGCACGTGGAAGGCGCAATTGTCGGGGCCGGAACGGTGCTCGACGGCAAGCAGTATGATGCCGCCGTATCCGCTGGTGCCCGCTTCATTGTGTCACCCGGCGCGACAAACGCGCTGCTTGACGCTGCTGATGAGCACAGTGTGCCGCTTCTTCCGGGCGCGGCAACGGCCTCGGAAGTCATGGCACTGCTTGAGCGTGGCTATCAGAGACTGAAATTCTTCCCCGCCGAGCAGGCAGGCGGCGCGCCCTACCTGAAGTCCCTGTCCTCACCGCTGGCGGCAGCCAAGTTCTGCCCGACGGGCGGCGTTTCCCTGGACAAGGCTCAGGACTATCTCAAACTGCCGAACGTCCTGTGCGTCGGGGGATCCTGGATTGCCGATGCAAAGGCCATCGCAGCCGAGGACTGGGCCGGCATTGAAGAACGTGCCCGCGCTGCCGCGACCCTGAACGACTGA
- a CDS encoding carbohydrate kinase: MFLICGEALFDLFGDNTPGDSVAFDARIGGSPFNVAMGLARLGEEAAFFGGISRDALGEKLVEKFRTEGVSERYILRTDYLTTLSLVQKDAHGSPAYTFYGANAADRMVTETDLPTFDTPPAFLHIGSYTALVEPVASALKKLIAREKPHTLISFDPNIRPTVVSDMDLWRDNTEALVPLTDLIKVSDEDLELIAPGEPVDKIARNWLAAGAGLVIVTRGGDGATAFAPGTEIDCPGVKVTVEDTVGAGDTFQAALLAGLRHLGATSRAALENLQQEQLRRLVEFAVTAAGITCSRRGADLPRKAELEKEWAGLK, from the coding sequence ATGTTTCTGATTTGCGGCGAAGCCCTGTTCGACCTTTTCGGCGACAACACGCCCGGCGACAGTGTCGCTTTCGACGCCCGCATCGGCGGGTCCCCCTTCAACGTTGCCATGGGGCTGGCCCGTCTTGGCGAAGAGGCCGCTTTCTTTGGCGGCATCTCCAGGGATGCGCTCGGTGAAAAGCTGGTCGAGAAGTTCCGCACGGAAGGCGTTTCCGAGCGCTATATTCTCAGGACAGATTACCTGACCACCCTGAGCCTTGTGCAAAAGGACGCACATGGCTCTCCGGCCTATACGTTTTATGGCGCCAATGCCGCCGACCGGATGGTGACGGAGACAGATCTGCCCACATTCGACACCCCACCCGCCTTTTTGCATATCGGATCATACACGGCGCTGGTGGAACCGGTGGCCAGCGCCCTGAAGAAACTGATCGCCCGGGAAAAACCCCACACGCTGATTTCCTTCGACCCGAACATCCGCCCGACCGTGGTCTCCGATATGGACCTCTGGCGCGACAACACAGAAGCGCTGGTGCCGCTGACGGATCTCATCAAGGTCAGTGATGAAGACCTGGAACTGATCGCGCCGGGTGAACCGGTCGACAAGATCGCGCGCAACTGGCTCGCGGCCGGAGCAGGTCTCGTGATCGTCACCCGGGGCGGCGACGGCGCGACAGCCTTCGCTCCAGGTACCGAGATCGATTGTCCAGGTGTCAAGGTAACGGTTGAAGACACCGTTGGTGCCGGCGACACGTTTCAGGCCGCCCTGCTTGCCGGATTGAGGCATCTCGGTGCGACAAGCCGGGCCGCACTGGAAAATCTTCAGCAGGAGCAATTGCGCCGGCTGGTGGAATTTGCTGTAACGGCAGCAGGCATCACATGCTCGCGCCGCGGTGCGGATCTGCCGCGCAAGGCCGAGCTTGAAAAAGAATGGGCTGGTCTGAAATAA
- a CDS encoding ROK family transcriptional regulator has translation MEEPRKSGRGSNSAQLRRYNERIVLQILRRAGEASKAELARAVQLTNAAIGAIIQDLIEEGLIVEAGKRHDGSRGQPATILRLEPGGAYSFGVRLDRTNMETVLMDFSGRLVSRRLHDLILPAPERALEILTEDIRILRDELAADEQSRITGIGLAQPFNLGAWLHELGLPEADFKKWEDYDLAQALETATELPVFSENDGTAAAVAELFYGLGRQNDHFLYLFLGPAIGGGLILKGDVIRGETGNAGDVAMMPVPPSNLTTAPKPRNQWDLLLTRASLVALARHMAPDDFSRLNRADLQDAVETGDIRYREWLQDCADALGLALRSAYALLDVPLVVIDGDLGGPFPEAFRTALTEAVKRAAPEKRQSPDIQVGSFGHDAGAIGAASLPQFFNFSPRAAILTGGKDTGPAGAGGAEDKASFPARAARLGSHLAAPNRPT, from the coding sequence GTGGAGGAACCTCGCAAAAGCGGGCGCGGCTCGAATTCCGCGCAGTTGCGCCGTTATAACGAGCGCATCGTTCTGCAGATCCTGCGGCGCGCCGGCGAAGCCTCCAAGGCGGAACTCGCCCGGGCCGTTCAGCTGACCAACGCGGCCATTGGCGCGATCATCCAGGACCTGATCGAAGAAGGTTTGATCGTTGAGGCCGGCAAACGCCATGACGGCAGCCGGGGACAGCCGGCGACGATCCTGCGTCTGGAACCGGGAGGCGCCTATTCCTTCGGTGTGCGTCTCGACCGCACCAACATGGAAACGGTGCTGATGGACTTTTCCGGCCGACTTGTCAGCCGCCGCCTGCATGACCTGATCCTGCCCGCGCCGGAGCGGGCCCTGGAAATCCTGACCGAAGACATCCGGATCCTGCGCGATGAACTTGCCGCCGACGAGCAGTCCCGCATCACCGGGATCGGTCTCGCGCAGCCCTTCAACCTCGGCGCCTGGCTGCACGAACTGGGGCTTCCGGAGGCAGACTTCAAGAAATGGGAAGACTATGATCTTGCCCAGGCGCTGGAAACCGCCACGGAACTACCCGTTTTCAGCGAAAACGACGGCACGGCCGCAGCAGTTGCCGAACTGTTTTACGGCCTTGGTCGCCAGAACGACCATTTTCTCTATCTTTTCCTCGGTCCGGCCATCGGCGGCGGCCTGATCCTGAAGGGCGATGTCATTCGGGGCGAGACAGGTAATGCCGGCGACGTGGCCATGATGCCGGTCCCCCCGAGCAACCTGACGACGGCGCCGAAACCGCGAAACCAGTGGGACCTGCTGCTCACGCGCGCCTCTCTGGTCGCCCTCGCCCGGCATATGGCGCCGGACGATTTTTCCCGGCTGAACAGGGCCGATCTGCAAGACGCAGTCGAGACGGGCGACATCAGATACCGCGAATGGCTGCAGGACTGCGCGGACGCCCTGGGGCTTGCGCTCAGATCCGCCTATGCGCTTCTGGACGTGCCGCTAGTTGTCATCGACGGCGACCTGGGCGGCCCCTTCCCGGAAGCATTCCGAACTGCTCTCACCGAGGCAGTGAAGCGTGCCGCACCTGAAAAGCGGCAGTCTCCCGACATCCAGGTCGGCAGTTTTGGCCACGACGCCGGTGCGATCGGCGCAGCCAGCCTGCCGCAATTCTTCAACTTCTCGCCCAGGGCAGCGATCCTGACAGGCGGGAAGGACACCGGACCCGCAGGCGCTGGCGGCGCGGAGGACAAAGCCAGTTTTCCTGCAAGGGCAGCACGGTTGGGGTCACATCTGGCCGCACCCAACCGTCCAACTTAA
- a CDS encoding sugar ABC transporter substrate-binding protein has translation MIRKFLATASVLAAMAATPAAAADISACLITKTDTNPFFVKMKEGATAKAEELGIELKSFAGKIDGDHETQVAAIETCIADGAKGILLTASDTSSIVPAVKQARDNGLLVIALDTPLSPIDAADATFATDNFLAGELIGKWAAASLGDDAANAKIGMLDLAISQPTVGVLRDQGFLQGFGIDLGDPNKWGDETDPRIVGNDVTAGNEEGGRKAMENLLAKDPMINVIYTINEPAAAGAYEALKAIGRENDVLIVSVDGGCPGVQNVKDGVIGATSQQYPLLMASLGIEAIKKWADSGEKPEPTPGKDFFDTGVALVTDKPVDGVESIDTAKGTELCWG, from the coding sequence ATGATCCGTAAATTCCTTGCGACAGCATCCGTGCTTGCCGCCATGGCAGCAACTCCAGCAGCCGCAGCAGACATTTCTGCGTGCCTGATTACCAAAACCGATACCAACCCGTTCTTCGTGAAGATGAAGGAAGGCGCCACTGCCAAGGCCGAAGAGCTCGGCATCGAGCTGAAGTCCTTTGCCGGCAAGATCGACGGCGACCATGAAACCCAGGTTGCCGCCATCGAAACCTGCATCGCCGATGGCGCCAAGGGCATTCTTCTGACCGCATCCGACACGTCATCCATCGTTCCGGCCGTCAAACAGGCCCGCGACAATGGCCTCCTGGTGATCGCGCTCGACACCCCGCTGAGCCCGATCGATGCGGCCGACGCGACCTTTGCGACGGACAACTTCCTGGCCGGTGAACTGATCGGCAAATGGGCTGCCGCTTCACTTGGCGACGACGCGGCCAATGCCAAGATCGGCATGCTCGATCTTGCCATCAGCCAGCCGACCGTCGGCGTTCTGCGCGACCAGGGCTTCCTGCAGGGCTTCGGCATCGATCTCGGCGACCCGAACAAGTGGGGCGATGAAACCGACCCGCGCATCGTCGGCAACGATGTCACTGCCGGTAACGAGGAAGGCGGCCGCAAGGCAATGGAAAACCTTCTGGCCAAAGACCCGATGATCAACGTCATCTACACGATCAACGAGCCGGCGGCAGCCGGCGCCTATGAGGCTCTGAAGGCCATCGGCCGCGAGAACGACGTGCTGATCGTTTCCGTGGATGGCGGTTGCCCTGGCGTGCAGAACGTCAAGGACGGCGTCATTGGCGCCACCTCGCAGCAATATCCGCTGCTGATGGCCTCGCTCGGCATCGAGGCGATCAAGAAGTGGGCCGACAGCGGCGAGAAGCCCGAGCCGACCCCGGGCAAGGACTTCTTCGACACGGGCGTTGCCCTGGTCACCGACAAGCCGGTTGACGGTGTTGAGTCCATTGACACCGCCAAGGGTACGGAGCTCTGCTGGGGCTAA
- the zwf gene encoding glucose-6-phosphate dehydrogenase, translating to MAVRVIEVDEFDLVVFGASGDLANRKLLPALYHRDADGQMPEDARIICSARRDYTDDDYRDYAKKALVEHVKDLDDAHLEQFLKRLRYVKIDIATAEGFEDLKTVLDERSDVIRAFYLAVGPDLFGTICENLGRIGVVNENARVVMEKPIGKDGASAKALNDTVGAVFDEHQIFRIDHYLGKETVQNLMALRFANALFEPLWNAAHIDHVQITVAESLGTGGRAGYYDTAGALRDMVQNHILQLLCLVAMEPPESMNADSVRDEKLKVLKALAPINEQSADKLTVRGQYRAGASAGGAVPGYLEELGNDESRTETFVALKAEIANWRWAGVPFYLRTGKRLAQRVSEIVVQFRPIPHSIFDTEAGSITANRLIIRLQPDEGVQMQIMIKDPGPGGMRLRKVPLDMSFAEAFKVRNPDAYERLIMDVIRGNQTLFMRRDEVDAAWAWIDPIQAAWAASKDTPKGYTAGTWGPSASIALVERDGRTWAEDGI from the coding sequence ATGGCGGTACGCGTCATTGAAGTAGATGAATTCGACTTGGTCGTGTTCGGCGCATCCGGAGATCTTGCAAACCGCAAGCTTCTGCCAGCGCTCTATCATCGCGATGCTGACGGCCAGATGCCGGAAGATGCGCGCATCATCTGCAGCGCCCGCCGCGACTACACTGATGACGATTACCGCGACTATGCCAAAAAGGCGCTGGTGGAACACGTCAAGGATCTGGATGACGCGCATCTGGAGCAGTTTCTGAAACGCCTGCGCTACGTCAAGATCGACATTGCCACGGCGGAAGGCTTTGAAGACCTGAAAACGGTGCTCGACGAACGCAGCGATGTCATCCGTGCCTTTTACCTGGCCGTCGGTCCCGACCTCTTCGGAACCATCTGCGAAAACCTCGGCCGCATCGGCGTTGTCAATGAAAACGCCCGCGTCGTGATGGAAAAGCCGATCGGCAAGGACGGCGCGTCGGCAAAGGCCCTCAACGACACGGTCGGCGCCGTCTTCGACGAACACCAGATCTTCCGTATCGACCACTATCTCGGCAAGGAAACGGTTCAGAACCTGATGGCGTTGCGCTTTGCAAACGCCCTCTTCGAACCGCTCTGGAACGCCGCTCATATCGACCATGTCCAGATCACGGTGGCTGAATCGCTCGGCACCGGTGGCCGCGCCGGCTACTACGACACGGCCGGCGCCCTGCGCGACATGGTCCAGAACCACATCCTGCAGCTGCTCTGCCTCGTGGCCATGGAGCCGCCGGAATCCATGAATGCGGACAGTGTCCGCGACGAAAAACTAAAGGTTCTGAAGGCCCTCGCTCCCATCAACGAACAAAGCGCCGACAAGCTGACGGTGCGCGGCCAGTATCGTGCCGGAGCCTCTGCCGGCGGCGCTGTCCCCGGCTATCTGGAAGAACTCGGCAATGACGAGAGCCGCACGGAAACCTTTGTTGCTCTGAAGGCGGAGATTGCCAACTGGCGATGGGCCGGCGTGCCCTTCTACCTGCGGACCGGCAAACGCCTGGCCCAGCGCGTCTCGGAAATCGTGGTCCAGTTCCGCCCGATCCCGCATTCGATCTTCGATACGGAAGCCGGATCGATCACTGCCAACCGGCTGATCATCCGCCTGCAGCCGGACGAAGGCGTCCAGATGCAGATCATGATCAAGGACCCGGGTCCCGGCGGCATGCGCCTGCGCAAGGTTCCGCTCGACATGAGCTTCGCCGAAGCCTTCAAGGTGCGTAACCCGGATGCCTATGAGCGCCTGATCATGGATGTGATCCGCGGCAACCAGACCCTGTTCATGCGCCGTGACGAAGTTGATGCAGCCTGGGCCTGGATTGATCCGATCCAGGCTGCCTGGGCGGCCTCCAAGGACACGCCCAAGGGCTACACCGCCGGCACCTGGGGCCCGTCGGCCTCCATCGCTCTGGTGGAGCGAGACGGCCGTACCTGGGCCGAAGACGGCATCTAG
- a CDS encoding PilZ domain-containing protein, with protein MSSETKMHGLVHLQDQPDAEEEVVVMDFDNLSVLHATVSNVSEWGCRLTSVDVSRLYKNVGIWPKDADTLVKAQVTSVKGSDAALVFAKSEKSVSDKRREKRNNVSIPVKIADLEGITEIEGRIVDAGNNGVRITAKGLTAMPEEVLLTMKKFDKPVVAEFAWRNETSAGLRLLWNRTLEQNEDENGDEDADAGDEEQQSA; from the coding sequence ATGAGCTCCGAAACAAAAATGCATGGCCTTGTGCATCTGCAGGACCAACCGGATGCAGAAGAAGAGGTCGTGGTAATGGACTTTGACAATCTGTCTGTCCTGCACGCCACCGTCTCCAATGTCAGCGAATGGGGTTGCCGTCTGACTTCAGTGGACGTTTCCAGACTCTACAAGAATGTCGGCATCTGGCCCAAGGACGCAGACACGCTGGTCAAGGCCCAGGTCACCTCGGTGAAAGGCAGCGATGCGGCCCTGGTGTTTGCCAAGAGCGAAAAGTCCGTCTCCGACAAACGCCGCGAGAAGCGCAACAATGTCAGCATTCCGGTGAAAATCGCCGATCTGGAAGGCATCACGGAAATCGAAGGCCGGATCGTGGATGCAGGCAACAATGGTGTGCGCATCACCGCCAAAGGCCTGACAGCAATGCCGGAAGAAGTGCTTCTGACCATGAAGAAGTTCGACAAGCCGGTGGTTGCCGAATTTGCGTGGCGGAATGAAACCTCTGCGGGGTTGCGCCTTTTGTGGAACCGCACCCTGGAGCAGAACGAAGACGAGAACGGCGACGAGGATGCCGATGCCGGCGACGAGGAACAGCAAAGCGCCTGA
- a CDS encoding ATP-binding cassette domain-containing protein — MEPVLQAKSLVKRYGRVVAMDHADFELYPGEILAVIGDNGAGKSTLIKALSGAVQPDDGEVLLDGKPIHFTSPIDAREAGIETVYQTLAMSPALSITDNMFMGRELRKSGFRGKVLRQLDRSRMEAIAREKLNELGLLTIQNINQAVETLSGGQRQGVAVARAAAFGSKVVIMDEPTAALGVKESRRVLDLIKDVKARGLPIVLISHNMPHVFEVADRIHIHRLGKRACVIKPSDFSMSDAVAIMTGAMDPPEELAA, encoded by the coding sequence ATGGAACCTGTTCTTCAAGCCAAAAGTCTGGTCAAGCGCTATGGCCGCGTGGTTGCCATGGATCATGCCGACTTCGAACTTTATCCGGGCGAGATCCTGGCCGTCATCGGTGACAACGGTGCCGGCAAGTCCACCCTGATCAAGGCGCTCAGCGGCGCGGTTCAACCCGATGACGGCGAGGTGCTTCTGGACGGGAAACCGATCCATTTCACCTCCCCGATCGATGCCCGCGAGGCAGGTATCGAGACGGTCTACCAGACGCTTGCCATGTCACCGGCCCTGTCCATCACGGACAACATGTTCATGGGGCGCGAGCTTCGGAAATCCGGGTTCCGCGGCAAGGTCCTGCGCCAGCTCGACCGCAGCAGGATGGAAGCAATCGCCCGCGAAAAGCTGAACGAGCTTGGCCTGCTCACGATCCAGAACATCAACCAGGCCGTGGAAACGCTGTCGGGCGGACAGCGTCAGGGTGTGGCCGTGGCCCGGGCGGCGGCTTTCGGTTCCAAGGTGGTGATCATGGACGAACCGACGGCAGCCCTTGGTGTCAAGGAAAGCCGGCGCGTGCTCGACCTGATCAAGGACGTCAAGGCAAGAGGCCTGCCGATTGTCCTGATCAGCCACAACATGCCACATGTGTTTGAGGTCGCCGACCGGATCCACATTCACCGGCTGGGCAAACGCGCCTGCGTGATCAAGCCATCAGACTTCTCGATGTCAGATGCGGTCGCCATCATGACAGGTGCCATGGATCCGCCGGAGGAGCTCGCAGCGTGA